The following nucleotide sequence is from Verrucomicrobiia bacterium.
ATGAGGCCGCTGGCGGCCGGCTGCGAACGCTTCCACTGAGGTCCGAGGGGCAGGCCATCCTCGGCGTGCACCGTGGCGATGACCCCATCGAAGGCCGTGGTCAGGATCCCACGCCCGTCCGGGGTGAAGCGAAGCGTGCGCAACCCATCCTCCCCCTCCAGCGGACCCAGCGTTCGTTCCCCCGTGTCGGGATCGAACACAGTGAATCCATTGATGCTCGTCCGCAGTGCCAGCCGCCGCCCGTCCGGACTGAAATCCGCGATGGGCTCGTTCAAGGCCACGGCGGCAAACGCGACGGGATCCACAGCCCTCTCAGGATCGACCGCCCACAATCGGCCCTCGCCATCCTGGCCGATCCCCAGGACGCGCCGGCCATCCGGGTGGAACCGCACCAACCGGACGACATCCCGATGCTCGAAGGCGGCCAGCAGCGTTCGATCCTCCACCTTCCAGACCCGGACCCGCGCGTCCGAGGAACCGGTCACGAGAAGCCGCCCGTCCGGCGAGAAGTCGAGGTCATTGACGCTGCGTCCATGGGACAACGGGGCACCCTGGGGAAGCGGGAAGCTCCGGAAGCTGAGCATGGACAGGATGCGGGCCGCCGGCACGGACGGGTCGTGGGCCCGTCGGCCCAACCGGGCGAAGTAGGCGAGCGATTCCCCGATCCTGCCCGAGGCCGCCAGTTCCTCCGCCTTCTGCCATTCCAGGTCGTGGACATGCCGTTCGAGACGGGTGTTGGCCTGCTCGGCGGCGTTGCGCGCCCTCTGGAGGCGATAGGCGGCGGTTGTCGAAACCACGGCAATGGCGATCAGCGCCAGTGCGGCCGAGGCGACGGTGAGCGCGGCGGCGGGATGGCGCCGGACCCACTTGCGAAACCGTTCGGGCGTGGAGGCGGGCCGGGCCTGGATGGTCTCGTGCCGAAGCCAGCGTTCGAGATCCTCGGCGAGCGCCTCGGCCGAGGGGTAACGGAGCGCGGGCTCCTTTTCGAGGCACTTGAGGCACAGGGTTTCGAGGTCGGGTTCAACCTGGGGATGGAATCGCCGCGGGGGCGTCGGATCCTGTTCAAGCACCCGCCGAAGGGTCTCGATCGAGGTGGCGCCCCCAAACGGCGGACGGCCGGTCAGGAGTTCGTAGAGAATCGCGCCCAGCCCGTACACATCCGCGGCTACCGTCAGCCGGCGGGAATCGCCCCGGGCCTGCTCGGGCGCCATGTACCCCGGCGTGCCCAGCACGGCCAGCGTCCGGGTCACCCCGCTGTCCTGCTCCAGCGTCTTGGCAAGGCCGAAGTCCGTAAGGAACGCCGTGCCCTCCCCATCCAGCAGGACATTGGTCGGCTTGAGATCGCGATGGAGGATGCCCCGCTGGTGCGCGTAGTGAACGGCGCGTGCCAGGGTCGCCACCAGCCGCGCCGAGGCCCGCCGGGCGGTGCCGTCGGGAGGCGTCCCGGGCCGGGCCCATTCCCGGGCAATCCGGGCCGCCAGGGTCTCGCCCTCGACCAACCGCATGCTGAAGTATTGCTCGCCGTCCTCCGTGCCCACCTCGTGAATGGGCACGATGTTCGGGTGATCCAGCCCCGCCGCCGCCTCGGCCTCGATGCGAAACCGCTCGACGAAATCCTCGGAGGCATGCTCCCCGGCCAGAATCACCTTGAGCGCCACCGTCCGCTTCAGTTCCCGGTGGCGGGCCCGATACACGACGCCCATGCCGCCCCGCGCAATCTCAGACAGCAGATCGTAGGCACCGAACGGCCGCGGGAAGACCGCGCGGCCTTCCGCCCTTCCCGGGCCGGGCGACGTCCGGCCCACCGGCTCCAGGGCCCGCGCAAAGGCGCACGGCGCACACAATCCGGCCGGCGCACCGGACGCCACGGGCTGACGGCACACCGGACATTTCAAGCTCACGTCGGACATGGGTCCTCTGGCATCGCGTCGTTCCACCTGTTCCAAAAGGAATCCCGGCCGGCCCTTTCCCAAAAAGTGCGCTCAGCCCGCCAGCGCCCGCGCCAGATGCCGGATCTCCTCGTCCACCTCGTCCGGGTCCGCCACCGTCTGGGCGATTTCATCCCGGAACACCTCACGATACCGGACCCGCAGGCGATGGATGGCCGAGGTCACCGCCGCCACGCTCATCCCGAGACGCCGGCCCGCATCCGCATAGCTGGCCCCTTCCGGGTCCCCGAGCAGGAATTCCCTGAGACCTTCGAAGCGCGCCCCGAAGCCGGAGGCCGTGTAGTCCTCGCGCAGCCGGTCCACCACCCGGGCCAGCACCGTCCGCGCCCACTGCCGCTCGAAGTCCCGCTCCGGCGTGGCCTCATCCGCCAGTTCCCCCAACCCTTCCCCCTCGATCTCCTCCGCATCGATGGACACAAACTCGCAACCTCCCCCCCGCTTCAACCGCTGGCTGCGATCCCATTCATTGGCCAGGAAATGGTTGACCGAGGCGAGCAGGAAGGATCGAAACCGTCCCTTCGCGGGGTCCACCTGGCGGAGCCCCTCCCGGCGCAGCAGTCCCTCGAAGAACCCCTGGACCATGTCCTCGGCCTCATGCGGACCATACCCCCGGCGCCGCACGTAGCCGTAGATCGGCCGCCAGTACGCCCGGCACAACCGTTCCAGCGCGTCGGCAGCCCGCGGTGCATCCCCCACGCCCGCCTGCAGCACGACCGACCAATGCGTGGTTCGAAATTCGGCCGGGCCGATGCCGGAGGCATTCATGGATGACAAACTTGTCCAACCTCACCCGTCAGGCCGCAACCTCGAAACGGCTCCCCAGATTCGCCATTCGCCATTCGCCATTCGCCATTCGCCATTCGCCACAGGCCCCTATCCCCGGATCAACCGGCGCAACGCGAGCACGTTCAGCAGCGCCTTGGGCGCCACCGAAGGCAGATGCAGATACTCGGGAACCTTCGAGCCGTCCGCGCTTCGCTCGGAACAGTGGTCATGCTCCCCGTACGGGCCCAGACCGTCCAGGGTCGGCACCCGTCCGCAGAGCCAGTTTCCGTCGCTCAATCCCCCGCGTTCCTGACGGTCCAACCCCGCCCCCAATCCCATCGCCACCGAGTTCCAGATCGTGAACAGCCCTTCCGTCCCGTCGTTCCTCGGCCAGGGCGGGTTCTCCGTCAGCACCTCCATCCGCACCCGGCAGCGGTGTCCGTCCGAGACGCTCGCCACGTCGCCTTCGCCCGCCATCCTCCGCAACGCCTCGATCCCCGCCCTCAACACGTCCGGACGGAACGCCCGCAACTCGACCTCCGCCTCCGCCCAATGCGGCACCCGGTTCACCGCCCCTCCGCCCTCCACCCTTCCGACATTGACCGTCAGTTCCCTCCCGTAATCCGTGAGGCCCGCGATCCGGTCCACCAGCCGGCCCAACTGCGTGATCGCGTTCGCCCCGTCTGCATGCCGGACCCCCGCGTGCGCCCCCCGCCCCTCGACCGTCATCCGCACCGTCGCACGTCCCTTCCGGGCCACCACCAGCGACGGGCGCCCGTTCGGCCGACCCTCCGCCTCGAACACCAGCGCCGCGCAGGTCCGGTCCGGGTCCAGTCGCGCCTGGCTGACCTCGGCGAAATGTTCGGAAAGCGTCTCCTCCGAGGCATCCCACATCGCCACCCAGGTCACCGCCTCGAACGCCTCCGGGTCACCCTCCGCCAGCGCGCTCAGCACCAGGTGCATCATCGCCGACCCCCCCTTGATGTCGATCGTCCCCGGTCCATAGGCCCGGTCCCCTTCCACCTGCCACCGGAACCCGTTCCGCTCCTCCTCGTCCTCCTCGAAGACCGTGTCGAGATGCGACACCAGCGCCACCGTCCGGTCGCTCCGCCCGCGTCGCGTCAGCACCAGATGATCGCCCAACGCCGGATCCGCGTGCGGCACGAAATCCGCCTCGAACCCCAGCGGCCGGAACGCCTCCGCCGTCAACCGCCCCAGCCGCGCCACCCCGGCCCGGTTCGATGTGTGGCTGTTCACCCCCACCCAGGATCGAAGCAATTCCAGCATCCCTGGCAGACGTCGCTCGATCCGTCCCCGCCACTCACGCAATTCGTTGTCCATGCATCTCCTCCGTCCCGGCCTCCGTTTGGGCCCCGCCACGCATACCATTCACCCCGCCGCACCGCGATCAATGATCTCGTGCACGGTTGGTGGCGGGAGCGGACACGGGGGCGGGTGGACCCATACGTTCGACCAGGAACCACCGAGCCCAGCGCGTATAGGCGTCGTTGCCCTTGTCTGTGACAAGGTGATGGCGCAGGCGGGCGATGATGTCGGTCGGGGCCAGGGCAATCTGGCCGTCTGGCATCCAGCGAAACCCAGCGACCGCTTCGATCAATTCGACGAACCACGGCGGCGGTGGACCGGGCGCCGGGAATACTTCCCAGATTCTGGCTCGTTCACCGCCGAAGGTCAGAAGCCGATTTCCGTCCGGACTAAAGGAGACGCGCAGAACGCCCGAGGGATGGCGAAGGGGCTCAGTCAAGGGAAAGCCGGACTCGGCACTCCACAGACGGGCGGTGCGATCCAGCGAACCGGTTGCGACGATGCGTCCGTCGGGGCTGAAGCGCCCGATCCAGGTGGGCTGCGCGTGTTCCATGAGGGGAGTGACAGGATCTCCGGTTGCCGCGTCCCACACTCGCGCGCTGCCATCCGAAGCGGTCGTCAGGACTCGGCTTCCGTCGGGGCTGAAACAGGAGGATAGAACTTCACCCTCGTGGCGTAGCGGCTTGGCGATGGGGATTCCGGTGGCGGGATTCCAAATCCGGGCCGTTCGATCGGCAGAGGCGGTGACGAGGTGCCTGCCGTCGGGGCTGAAGGATATACCCCAGACGATCCCGCGATGACGCAGTGGAGGTCCTAGTTGACGTCCATCTTCAAGGCTCCAGAAGAGGACGGTTCCGCCGGCGTGGGCGGAGGCAAATCGGGCGCCACGGGGGTCGAAGGCAAGGCTGGTGACTTCGCCGGTGCCTCGACATGGGGCTTCGACTAGTGAGCCCGTGGTGGAATCAGCGATTCGCGCAAAGCCTTCGCTATCGCCGGTCACGACCCGGCGACCGTCAGGGGAGAACCTGGCGACCATCACATCCGGTGGGACGATCCAATCGACGACGGGCCGGCCGGTCGCCGCATCCCAGATTTGGATTCTGCCGTCGAGTCCGGCGGCGAGGATGCGGTCGCCGTTCGGAGAGAATGAGGCGCGCCAGATGTGCGGTTCTTTGAGATGTCGCGGTAACTCCAGATCGGGACCAATGGATTCGCCGGTGTGCGAGTCGCAGAGGCGGAGCGCGTCGGTACGGACGCTGACGAGGACACACGTTCCAGCGGAATTGAACTCGGCTTCGACAGCTCTACCAACGGTGGGTGGTAACATGAGTTGGGATGGCGCTCGCATTCGCAAGTCCCACAGTCGCGCCATCCCATCCTGGGATCCGGTCACCATTCGGAATCCGGTGGGGTCGAGGTCGAGGCA
It contains:
- a CDS encoding protein kinase, translating into MSDVSLKCPVCRQPVASGAPAGLCAPCAFARALEPVGRTSPGPGRAEGRAVFPRPFGAYDLLSEIARGGMGVVYRARHRELKRTVALKVILAGEHASEDFVERFRIEAEAAAGLDHPNIVPIHEVGTEDGEQYFSMRLVEGETLAARIAREWARPGTPPDGTARRASARLVATLARAVHYAHQRGILHRDLKPTNVLLDGEGTAFLTDFGLAKTLEQDSGVTRTLAVLGTPGYMAPEQARGDSRRLTVAADVYGLGAILYELLTGRPPFGGATSIETLRRVLEQDPTPPRRFHPQVEPDLETLCLKCLEKEPALRYPSAEALAEDLERWLRHETIQARPASTPERFRKWVRRHPAAALTVASAALALIAIAVVSTTAAYRLQRARNAAEQANTRLERHVHDLEWQKAEELAASGRIGESLAYFARLGRRAHDPSVPAARILSMLSFRSFPLPQGAPLSHGRSVNDLDFSPDGRLLVTGSSDARVRVWKVEDRTLLAAFEHRDVVRLVRFHPDGRRVLGIGQDGEGRLWAVDPERAVDPVAFAAVALNEPIADFSPDGRRLALRTSINGFTVFDPDTGERTLGPLEGEDGLRTLRFTPDGRGILTTAFDGVIATVHAEDGLPLGPQWKRSQPAASGLITPDGSLLVSGEGGKAVVWDRATGGLVSELATGRSEVIRMALSPGGDRLLTRPYQEPMQVWDLREGRPLGVPLRFAREFTDGTFSPDGKWIVTASVDGLAHIADAATGEVLLQPMQHDGAIHRARFHPGGRLVATASDDGTAQLWDVRMGLPEARRVEPLTDLREAIFSPDGGWLYTSSGNAMQRRVASTGVPDGPPMVHTKPVFLARLSPDGTTLAVVAYDFATRLWDAATGTERTPPLMHEEQVAMVAFTPDNRILVTVATDRAARVWDAATGERLSGVLAHPDIPISVDVHPDGKRFVTGAFDGRVRGWSIPRGELLFETESHGSRVWTVSHDPAGRRMASASADRTVRLWEAATGRPLLSPLPHSGSVLALRFSPDGRWLATATEDGQVRVWDTVLGQPVSRPMRHDGIVWNVTFDGDGRRLLSGAFDGTARIWDAATGFPIGEFLPHGGPVIRAVFRPDGRGVVTTANDGVLRFWDTPAVPSRVPDWFLGLAEAVGGKRFGANGELENVNVIALESARRQGLATPEDDFFGRWARWFLERRLGRPVPPFDP
- a CDS encoding sigma-70 family RNA polymerase sigma factor, with the translated sequence MNASGIGPAEFRTTHWSVVLQAGVGDAPRAADALERLCRAYWRPIYGYVRRRGYGPHEAEDMVQGFFEGLLRREGLRQVDPAKGRFRSFLLASVNHFLANEWDRSQRLKRGGGCEFVSIDAEEIEGEGLGELADEATPERDFERQWARTVLARVVDRLREDYTASGFGARFEGLREFLLGDPEGASYADAGRRLGMSVAAVTSAIHRLRVRYREVFRDEIAQTVADPDEVDEEIRHLARALAG
- a CDS encoding M20/M25/M40 family metallo-hydrolase, with amino-acid sequence MDNELREWRGRIERRLPGMLELLRSWVGVNSHTSNRAGVARLGRLTAEAFRPLGFEADFVPHADPALGDHLVLTRRGRSDRTVALVSHLDTVFEEDEEERNGFRWQVEGDRAYGPGTIDIKGGSAMMHLVLSALAEGDPEAFEAVTWVAMWDASEETLSEHFAEVSQARLDPDRTCAALVFEAEGRPNGRPSLVVARKGRATVRMTVEGRGAHAGVRHADGANAITQLGRLVDRIAGLTDYGRELTVNVGRVEGGGAVNRVPHWAEAEVELRAFRPDVLRAGIEALRRMAGEGDVASVSDGHRCRVRMEVLTENPPWPRNDGTEGLFTIWNSVAMGLGAGLDRQERGGLSDGNWLCGRVPTLDGLGPYGEHDHCSERSADGSKVPEYLHLPSVAPKALLNVLALRRLIRG